Proteins from one Hydrogenophaga sp. SL48 genomic window:
- a CDS encoding Lrp/AsnC family transcriptional regulator produces MQNDTIKNLDAIDRRILQALQEDGRIQNVDLAEKVGLSPSPCLRRVKILEECGAIERYVALLNPSKLGIGLTVFVRIWLTSQDARTIDGFTTEVQRFPEIVECHLMAGDCDFLLRVVAADLDAYRRFQGEHLTRIKGVQSVKTEIPMQKIKLTSQLPL; encoded by the coding sequence ATGCAAAACGACACCATCAAAAATCTAGACGCAATTGACCGTCGAATACTTCAGGCTCTTCAAGAAGACGGGCGGATCCAGAACGTGGACCTAGCGGAGAAGGTGGGGCTATCGCCGTCTCCGTGCTTACGTCGCGTCAAGATCCTTGAGGAATGCGGCGCCATCGAGCGGTACGTCGCACTGTTGAACCCGTCAAAACTCGGCATCGGATTGACTGTCTTTGTCCGCATCTGGCTAACAAGCCAGGATGCGCGAACCATCGATGGATTTACGACTGAGGTTCAGCGGTTCCCCGAGATCGTTGAATGCCATCTCATGGCGGGCGACTGTGACTTCTTGCTTCGCGTTGTTGCGGCTGACCTCGATGCCTACAGACGCTTCCAGGGTGAGCACCTGACGCGCATAAAAGGAGTTCAAAGTGTCAAGACCGAGATCCCCATGCAAAAGATCAAGCTGACGTCTCAACTCCCACTCTGA